The DNA sequence CCGCAGTTTTGCTGAGGTGGCTTTCGATATAGATGACTTCCTCTAGCTTGTCGAACTGACCATCGACTTCTAGAACGGATACTTCGTGACCATAGTAAGAGTCTGGGCCATAGTACATCTTGATGCCAGGATAGCCGCAGGTAAGCTTGCGACCGCAGGGTCTCCAATCAATCGTAGACCCTTCATCAAATAAATAAGCTGGTTCAAAGCCTTCGACACCATCACGCTGAAGCAAGCGCACTCGCAGGATTTGACCTATCTTCTCTTCCTTGACTAATTGAGTCGGCAACACCTGGATCACAACGTCAGCGTGTTCCTTCTGCGGCTCGATGTAGGCGGTAAAATCTGGGCGGCGAGCATTAATGGCAGCGAGTACGTCTTCGTAACGGTGCCCGCGCTCAGCCATATCCCGCTGAATCTTCCAGGCAATCTTAACGTCATCGCTGATGTCGAGATAAACGCTGAAGTCGAGGAGCGATCGCACTCGCTCATCATACAAAGGATGAAGCCCCTCAATCACAATAATATGGTTAGGATCGACTCGCTCTGGAGGATCGATCTCGCCGGTTTCGTGGTTGTAAATTGGCTTTTCAATGGACTGGCCGTTCTTGAGCGCTTTGATCTGCTCGGACATCAGATCGAAGTTATTCGCCTTGGGGTTCAGCGCCGTAATTCCAGTTTCTTTGCGCTGTTTCCGATCCAGGCTGTGGTAATCGTCCAGGCAAATCACCGTGACGAAATCTTCCCCAAACAAATCTGTTAATCGGCGCAAAAATGTAGATTTACCGCATCCGGAGTCTCCGGCAACACCAATTAGAACCACACGATCCAGCTGACTGGTCATAGCTTCCCTCTAACGCAAAAAATTTTTTCTCATTGAGTTTTAAGCAATCTAAATCCTCAGCCCAGAGGGCACCCCGTTGGTTACTCTTGCAGCTCTTGCGACACAGCAAGAAGGCATAACCAGTCGGAGCTTACAGCAACCTGGAGTAAGGCCCGTTGGGGAAGACTCAAGCTTCGTCCAGTAAGTATTTAATACTAGATGTTACACAGTATCTTACCAGAACGGGATAGACGCTACAAGCTAACCCCAGTGGAATCATCTCGCTCAGTATTTATGCTACGGTTTCCCGTGCATTTTTAGAAAGGAAAAATTAAATTGACTCAATGGAGACATTATTTAAATAAATTGCTGGCTACCCTAAAAAAAGCTAGCGCAGGGTTTCTCGGGTAGCCATCCGGCTACGAAGAATCTCCCTAACCTTGGCAACGTTCACTATCCAGATTCGGTCATTGCCCTCTTTTACCTGCCCTCGGTTAGCAGAGCGATATGTGGTGGAAAGACCGCTTTGTAGCAGAATGTTAACAGAAGGTGGGTTCGGAGATATTTAAGAGCAATGTACAATTCCACAGCAGCCAACGGTACTGCCAATACAGAATCTGGTAGCCGCGTCTTTGTTTATGAAGTGGTGGGTCTGCGTCAGAACGAAGCAACTGACAACGTAAACTACCCGATTCGTCGTAGTGGTAGCGTGTTTATCACAGTGCCCTACAATCGCATGAATCAAGAAATGCAACGGATCGCTCGTTTAGGCGGCAAAATTGTCAGCATCCACCCTCTGGGTGCTGAAAACGGAGCGAATGGCTCTAAGGGTAGCTCCCCCAGCGCCCCTGCTGCGGCAAGCGTTACGTCCGGTGCAAAAGCGACGAATGCTCCTGCCACTTCACAAACCGTCGCACAGGACACTCAAGCACCAAAAGAGAGTAAGCCTATGACTCAAGCGAAGGAAAAAACGGAAAAAGATATTCCCGTTAATATCTACCGCCCGAATAATCCCTTTATTGGTAAGTGTCTGAGTAATGAAGAGTTAGTGGGTGAGGGTGGGATCGGCACCGTTCGTCACCTGTGCTTTGACATCTCCCAAGGGGATCTGCGCTATCTAGAAGGTCAAAGTATTGGCATCATCCCGCCGGGAAATGACAACAAGGGCAAACCCCACAAACTTAGACTGTACTCAATTGCATCGACTCGTCATGGTGACGGAGTTGATGACAAGACTGTATCACTGTGTGTCCGGCAGCTAGAGTACAAGCATCCAGAAACAGGTGAAATGGTCTATGGTGTTTGCTCCACCCATCTGTGC is a window from the Coleofasciculus sp. FACHB-1120 genome containing:
- the petH gene encoding ferredoxin--NADP reductase, which produces MYNSTAANGTANTESGSRVFVYEVVGLRQNEATDNVNYPIRRSGSVFITVPYNRMNQEMQRIARLGGKIVSIHPLGAENGANGSKGSSPSAPAAASVTSGAKATNAPATSQTVAQDTQAPKESKPMTQAKEKTEKDIPVNIYRPNNPFIGKCLSNEELVGEGGIGTVRHLCFDISQGDLRYLEGQSIGIIPPGNDNKGKPHKLRLYSIASTRHGDGVDDKTVSLCVRQLEYKHPETGEMVYGVCSTHLCNLQAGDDVKITGPTGKEMLLPEDPNVNVIMLATGTGIAPFRAYLWRMFKENERAVNTDYEFKGLAWLIFGIPTSPNILYKEELEELQQQYPDNFRLTYAISREQKNPEGGRMYIQDRVAEHADELWKMIQQENTHTYICGLKGMEGGIDEALSAAAAKDGVTWSEYQRTIKKAGRWHVETY
- a CDS encoding phosphoribulokinase produces the protein MTSQLDRVVLIGVAGDSGCGKSTFLRRLTDLFGEDFVTVICLDDYHSLDRKQRKETGITALNPKANNFDLMSEQIKALKNGQSIEKPIYNHETGEIDPPERVDPNHIIVIEGLHPLYDERVRSLLDFSVYLDISDDVKIAWKIQRDMAERGHRYEDVLAAINARRPDFTAYIEPQKEHADVVIQVLPTQLVKEEKIGQILRVRLLQRDGVEGFEPAYLFDEGSTIDWRPCGRKLTCGYPGIKMYYGPDSYYGHEVSVLEVDGQFDKLEEVIYIESHLSKTAAKYHGELTELLLKHREYPGSNNGTGLFQVLVGLKMRATYERLTAGKSQPVAAKV